One window from the genome of Blastopirellula retiformator encodes:
- a CDS encoding tyrosine-type recombinase/integrase has product MPRQPKPFYRKQTKSWYCSVGGRQIPLGKNRDAAHTKFHELMADREQVKDELTTLYELSQAYLDWCEANRKPATYQLHKRYLKSFIDSVGRRMRPSQLRVHHVSKWHEGLAVGTTTQNDVVGIVQRMLNWAVEQEYLYRNPIKRMKKPKRKRRDVFYTPEQWKLIRENVPGPLGELLDFLYLTGCRPLEARTIEARHLHDDLVIFPTDESKGEHEARVIYLVPEAKAILARLAKDRPTGILFRNTRGRPWTKNAIILQLTRVSKTVGFRVIAYGARHSFATEALTKGGVDPISVAHLMGHKDPTMVSRVYSHIARNPDFLRQQALKAIGKKGA; this is encoded by the coding sequence ATGCCACGGCAGCCAAAGCCCTTCTACCGCAAGCAGACCAAAAGCTGGTACTGCAGCGTCGGCGGCCGGCAAATTCCGCTAGGCAAAAACCGCGACGCCGCCCACACCAAATTCCATGAATTGATGGCCGATCGCGAGCAGGTCAAGGACGAACTCACCACCCTGTACGAGCTCTCCCAGGCCTATCTCGACTGGTGTGAAGCGAATCGCAAGCCGGCGACCTACCAACTGCACAAACGCTACCTGAAATCGTTCATCGACAGCGTTGGCCGGCGAATGCGGCCTTCCCAACTGCGGGTGCACCACGTTTCCAAATGGCACGAAGGCTTGGCCGTCGGCACGACCACGCAAAATGATGTCGTCGGTATCGTGCAGCGAATGCTGAACTGGGCGGTCGAGCAAGAATATCTCTACCGCAACCCAATCAAGCGGATGAAGAAGCCGAAACGGAAACGACGCGACGTTTTCTATACCCCGGAGCAATGGAAGCTCATTCGAGAGAATGTTCCCGGACCTTTGGGCGAATTGCTCGACTTTCTCTATCTTACCGGCTGCCGTCCCTTGGAAGCCCGAACCATTGAAGCCCGTCACCTTCACGACGATCTCGTCATCTTCCCGACGGACGAATCGAAAGGAGAACACGAGGCCCGTGTGATTTATCTGGTCCCCGAGGCGAAGGCCATTCTCGCCAGACTGGCGAAAGACCGGCCGACTGGCATTTTGTTCCGTAATACCCGTGGCCGGCCCTGGACGAAGAACGCAATCATTCTCCAACTGACCCGCGTCAGCAAAACGGTCGGCTTCCGCGTGATTGCCTATGGCGCCCGACACTCATTTGCGACGGAGGCCCTGACCAAGGGCGGGGTCGATCCGATCTCGGTTGCTCATCTCATGGGGCACAAAGATCCGACGATGGTTAGTCGCGTTTATTCGCACATCGCGAGAAATCCAGATTTCCTGCGGCAGCAGGCTTTGAAGGCGATCGGAAAGAAAGGGGCCTGA
- a CDS encoding aldose 1-epimerase, producing MSIEIATLRDATSGASADIAVGYGFNCFRFTVPNGEKSVEVLWAEEGFESGELRASSSGIPVLFPFPGRLKDGVLQWEGKEYRLPQNDRTGNAIHGFVYTRPWRTIAQTESSVTAEFKASVDDPSILEMWPADFQIRATYALTGTTLTAVFEATNCGDAPLPCGLGTHPYFRVPLGGSSADGCKINVPYHCEWTFADKMATGEKRAAEPLAASFADTSFDNAFGDLEWNDGICVTSIEDLESGMKITQTFSNEFIGVVLYNPGHREAFCIEPYSLIPDAFQVADKGVDAGLRVLQPGESFAAKADIAVTTTK from the coding sequence ATGTCGATTGAAATCGCCACCCTGCGTGACGCCACGTCTGGCGCCTCGGCTGATATTGCGGTCGGTTACGGCTTCAACTGTTTTCGTTTTACGGTCCCCAATGGCGAAAAGTCGGTCGAAGTCTTGTGGGCCGAGGAAGGCTTTGAGTCGGGCGAATTGCGGGCGTCGAGCAGCGGCATCCCGGTCCTTTTCCCTTTTCCTGGCCGCCTGAAGGATGGCGTGCTGCAGTGGGAAGGAAAAGAATATCGCCTGCCGCAGAACGATCGGACCGGCAATGCGATTCACGGCTTCGTCTATACGCGACCATGGCGGACCATCGCGCAAACCGAAAGCAGCGTGACGGCCGAGTTCAAGGCGTCGGTCGATGATCCCAGCATTCTGGAAATGTGGCCGGCCGATTTTCAGATTCGCGCGACCTACGCGCTGACCGGCACCACGCTGACGGCCGTTTTTGAAGCGACCAACTGCGGCGACGCTCCGCTGCCGTGCGGACTCGGTACGCATCCCTACTTCCGCGTGCCGCTCGGCGGCAGCTCGGCCGACGGCTGCAAAATCAACGTGCCGTACCACTGCGAATGGACGTTCGCCGACAAGATGGCGACCGGAGAGAAGAGGGCGGCCGAGCCGCTCGCCGCTTCGTTTGCCGATACCTCGTTCGACAACGCGTTTGGCGACCTTGAGTGGAACGACGGCATCTGCGTAACGTCGATCGAAGATCTGGAAAGCGGCATGAAGATCACGCAGACTTTTTCCAATGAGTTTATCGGCGTCGTTCTTTACAACCCGGGGCATCGCGAGGCGTTCTGCATCGAGCCTTACTCGCTGATTCCGGATGCGTTTCAAGTCGCCGACAAAGGCGTCGATGCGGGACTGCGCGTGCTGCAGCCGGGCGAGTCGTTCGCGGCCAAGGCGGACATCGCCGTGACGACGACCAAGTAG
- a CDS encoding ABC transporter permease — MDRSWKRFLSNRGALLGGAVVIIVCVVAVTANVIAPYPIDERSEKLAPPSAAHWLGTDTNEKDVLTWVIYGSRLSLTAGGLSIGLAILLGVPLGAAAGYFPGVVDQTIMRFIDVVLAFPAILIALLVMAALAPGWPAVIVAVGLINIPIFARQIRATTLTLRSHEYVTAAVAAGATTRHIFFWSLLPGLVGPLVVLATLGLGSAILEVAGLSFLGISGDPTIPEWGGMLAEAKNDLSTSIWPAIAPGLAISITILGFNLLGDGLRDALDPRLDHGK, encoded by the coding sequence ATGGACCGATCTTGGAAGCGGTTTCTGTCGAATCGGGGCGCGCTGCTAGGGGGCGCCGTCGTCATCATCGTCTGCGTCGTGGCGGTGACCGCCAATGTCATTGCGCCCTATCCAATCGATGAGCGGAGCGAGAAGCTGGCCCCGCCCAGCGCCGCCCATTGGCTGGGAACCGACACCAACGAGAAAGATGTGCTGACGTGGGTGATCTACGGATCGCGTTTGTCGCTGACCGCCGGCGGACTGTCCATCGGCCTGGCGATTTTGTTGGGCGTTCCTTTGGGCGCAGCGGCTGGATATTTCCCTGGCGTCGTCGACCAAACGATTATGCGCTTCATTGACGTCGTGTTGGCATTTCCAGCGATTCTGATTGCATTGCTGGTGATGGCGGCGCTGGCGCCAGGTTGGCCGGCAGTGATTGTGGCGGTCGGTTTGATCAACATTCCGATCTTCGCCCGTCAGATTCGCGCCACGACGCTCACGTTGCGTTCGCATGAATATGTGACTGCGGCTGTCGCCGCCGGCGCTACAACGCGTCATATCTTCTTCTGGTCGCTTCTGCCGGGGCTGGTAGGTCCGCTGGTCGTATTGGCGACGCTTGGGCTGGGCAGCGCCATCCTGGAAGTGGCGGGCCTGTCGTTCTTAGGGATCAGCGGCGATCCGACGATTCCCGAATGGGGGGGGATGCTGGCCGAGGCGAAAAATGACTTGTCGACCAGCATCTGGCCGGCCATCGCGCCAGGGCTGGCGATTTCGATCACCATCCTCGGTTTCAACCTTCTGGGGGACGGGCTCCGAGACGCTCTCGACCCGCGGCTGGATCACGGGAAATGA
- a CDS encoding ABC transporter permease: MARFLFVRIMQSVATVAVAVVLIFISIRLLPGNPALARFGQHAVPERVTDAMSSQGWDRPIWVQLLDLPGELLQGDLGVSFFHGDSVAERLLETIPATLELSLAAIVFAIPMGIGAGVASALWRGSWPDYVAMTLALVGVSVPVFFLGICLMTIFTNMPTSGRVAPTMISQFHTDFFLFEAIFTGRFHLAVDALRHLLLPATALATIPAAVISRITRSSMLEVFSSDYLRTAKAKGASLWRIVWRHALPNASVPIVNIAGFQVGMLLSGAVLTETVFNWPGLGRYLVTAVREQDYAVVQGAALVIAVMFVTANLILDLTYLWLDPRIRTET, translated from the coding sequence GTGGCGAGATTTCTATTCGTTCGAATCATGCAGTCGGTAGCGACCGTCGCGGTCGCCGTCGTGTTGATCTTCATTTCGATCCGCCTGTTGCCGGGCAATCCGGCGCTCGCCCGGTTTGGCCAACATGCGGTGCCAGAGCGGGTGACCGACGCGATGTCGAGCCAAGGTTGGGATCGCCCAATCTGGGTGCAGCTGCTTGATCTGCCGGGCGAACTGCTCCAAGGCGATCTGGGCGTGTCGTTCTTTCATGGCGATTCGGTCGCCGAGCGATTGCTGGAAACGATTCCGGCGACGCTGGAACTTTCGCTCGCGGCAATTGTGTTCGCTATCCCCATGGGAATCGGCGCTGGGGTCGCATCAGCGCTGTGGCGGGGCAGCTGGCCTGACTACGTGGCGATGACGTTGGCACTAGTCGGCGTGAGCGTGCCCGTCTTCTTTTTGGGGATCTGTCTGATGACGATCTTCACCAACATGCCAACCAGCGGCCGCGTCGCGCCGACGATGATCTCGCAGTTTCACACCGACTTTTTCCTGTTCGAGGCGATCTTTACCGGGCGATTCCACTTGGCGGTCGACGCTTTGCGGCACTTGCTGTTGCCGGCGACGGCGCTGGCGACGATTCCGGCGGCGGTGATTTCGCGGATCACGCGGAGCAGCATGCTCGAGGTTTTCTCGTCCGACTATCTGCGGACGGCGAAAGCGAAAGGCGCCAGCCTATGGCGAATCGTCTGGCGACACGCGCTGCCCAACGCGTCGGTGCCGATCGTCAATATCGCCGGCTTTCAGGTTGGCATGTTGCTCTCGGGCGCCGTACTGACCGAGACCGTCTTCAACTGGCCCGGCCTGGGACGCTACCTGGTGACCGCCGTGCGCGAGCAAGACTACGCGGTGGTGCAGGGGGCCGCGCTGGTGATTGCGGTGATGTTTGTGACGGCCAACCTGATTCTCGACCTGACGTATCTCTGGCTCGATCCTCGTATTCGGACGGAGACGTAA
- a CDS encoding ABC transporter substrate-binding protein, which translates to MRSLLCCLILSMLVGCGAPPPPSNILIYGRGDDADRLDPIQTDIGESVKVMCNIYDTLVTFDDETLDLVPSLAESWTTSDDGLEWTFKLREGVTFHDGTPLDADAVVFSLERLTKPDHPYVFDPVIPYAQSFEAIESVTAVDPLTVKIRLKRPTAAFLTTMSMFPSSIVSPTAVKKYEVEFWKHPVGTGPFKFDSWNVNQQLTLLSFDDHWRGRPEIDGVIFLPVGESAVRVKQLLRGEIDIADNLPPAEIDSLDEKPGVVVQEKEGMNVAYLTMNNDKAPLDDQRIREAIWYAIDRDQLIESAYSGHATKAKTLVPPTLWGSHAEMEDREYNPEKAKQLLAEAAADGVPTPVKVQLFVMTDPRPYMQQPRQTAIFIKDSLAKVGIETEIVTNENSQHFRRMTRGEHQLGLAGWSADMPDPDNFLYTLLDPDNINDVGGNNMSRYRSQKVHDLLAAAKTEMDHDKRVELYHQAQEQIFADAPLLPLVHTSVRNVQNQAVTGYLLHPSSLTRLRLTKLKR; encoded by the coding sequence ATGCGCTCGCTTCTTTGTTGTCTGATTTTGTCGATGCTCGTCGGCTGTGGCGCTCCGCCCCCGCCGAGCAATATCTTGATCTATGGCCGCGGCGACGATGCGGATCGGCTCGATCCGATCCAGACTGATATCGGCGAGTCGGTCAAGGTAATGTGCAACATCTACGATACCTTGGTGACGTTCGACGATGAGACGCTCGATCTCGTCCCGAGCCTGGCCGAGTCGTGGACGACCAGCGACGATGGGTTGGAATGGACCTTCAAGCTGCGGGAGGGCGTGACGTTTCATGATGGAACGCCGCTCGACGCCGACGCAGTCGTCTTTTCGCTCGAGCGATTGACCAAGCCCGACCATCCGTATGTGTTTGATCCGGTGATTCCGTACGCCCAGTCGTTCGAGGCGATCGAGTCGGTCACGGCGGTCGATCCGCTGACCGTCAAGATTCGCTTGAAACGGCCCACGGCGGCGTTTCTGACGACGATGTCGATGTTTCCGTCCAGCATCGTCAGCCCAACCGCGGTCAAAAAGTACGAGGTCGAGTTCTGGAAGCACCCCGTCGGCACGGGCCCGTTCAAGTTCGACTCGTGGAACGTCAACCAACAGCTGACGCTCCTGTCGTTTGACGACCATTGGCGGGGACGCCCCGAGATTGACGGCGTCATCTTCCTGCCGGTCGGCGAAAGCGCCGTGCGGGTCAAGCAACTGCTGCGGGGCGAGATCGACATCGCCGACAATCTGCCGCCGGCCGAAATTGACTCCCTGGACGAGAAACCGGGCGTCGTCGTGCAGGAAAAGGAGGGGATGAACGTCGCCTACCTGACGATGAACAACGACAAGGCCCCGCTCGACGACCAGCGGATTCGCGAAGCGATCTGGTATGCGATCGATCGCGATCAGCTGATCGAGTCGGCCTACTCGGGACATGCGACCAAAGCGAAGACGCTGGTCCCGCCGACGTTGTGGGGGAGTCACGCTGAGATGGAGGATCGGGAGTACAATCCCGAAAAGGCGAAACAACTGCTGGCCGAAGCGGCGGCCGACGGCGTGCCGACCCCGGTCAAGGTGCAACTATTTGTAATGACTGATCCCCGGCCTTACATGCAGCAGCCGCGACAAACGGCGATCTTTATCAAGGACTCGCTCGCCAAGGTCGGCATCGAAACCGAAATCGTCACCAACGAGAACTCGCAGCACTTTCGCCGGATGACTCGCGGCGAACATCAACTGGGCCTGGCCGGCTGGTCGGCCGACATGCCCGACCCAGACAACTTTCTTTACACGTTGCTCGATCCCGACAACATCAACGACGTCGGCGGCAACAACATGAGCCGCTATCGCAGTCAGAAGGTGCATGACTTGTTGGCCGCGGCGAAGACCGAGATGGATCACGACAAACGGGTCGAGCTGTATCATCAGGCGCAAGAGCAGATCTTCGCCGACGCTCCGCTGTTGCCGCTGGTTCATACGTCGGTCCGCAACGTGCAAAATCAAGCGGTCACTGGCTATCTGCTGCATCCTTCGTCGCTGACTCGTCTGCGACTGACCAAGTTGAAACGCTAG
- a CDS encoding serine/threonine-protein kinase — protein MDSKSPDSDLPKEPSSSLAPAPSETKVSSGRDMPSTTAPEMLMTTEEQATVISARDKSDGNGGSTIRPINSAWLNNDLVGQTLGHFELREFIGAGGMGAVFRGFDKLLGREVAIKVLSRENNGSEETVNRFRNEAKSAARLDHPNIARVYFVGTDNDWNYIVFEYIEGYNIRDLVDRDGPLPVEQALDYSLQIAEALHHASQRDIVHRDIKPSNILVTSSGTAKLVDMGLARLHQVDDDKGDLTASGVTLGTFDYISPEQARDPRLADVRSDLYSLGCTLYYMLTGRPPFPEGTVLQKLLSHSSDEPLDPRELRDDLPDEIMVLLGGLTAKNPQDRYQTPAEFIAEMLLFCEDLGFRLQHGGGMTIAADVQPPTIIERHFPWVAPILAFIAIFFVMDAVWSARSSHEFLPKLTFEDESRFQSLGSATGNPSATPPRDDRGIGAIPEPDPKGTTPSPMSPTTPRETNPLESPLSPLPMILPPAAVDMPNVKVVNVASATQIYDAVTKAKLDPKIDTIELRFNGRVRIEAPLLLEGDADTEKITMRAAVGFSPELTLSIHAMSMYRNMIRVGRVQALFEGLAFRLETTDASVDPGCLFLLETGGAIKTNRCTFTVAAPPNMAVLPAVFRRPLAIAITPATTTEVMMYRPPSISLVDTAIRGETDVVHLDQASQFKFDWQNGLLAISGVLLDVQGSTKTSTELIDVRMSRVTAAASQGLFRLESSSEFPEQRDLEATLTDCIVRWSPTEAMLLQYDRAPSAKLDDLKSVRFKGDNNFYDLTNSLRQIFWEKKTRLEIEALNAEKWGAAVEGDKFAKREPIVWARQMESLPPFSQRLLSDYRLDADAEGNYAYDKKAGAEIAGADFAKLPKFPADAPAVGSPVLSPSELP, from the coding sequence GTGGATTCTAAGTCGCCCGACTCCGATCTGCCGAAAGAGCCTTCTTCGTCGCTGGCGCCTGCGCCGAGCGAAACGAAGGTATCGTCGGGACGCGACATGCCGTCGACCACGGCGCCTGAGATGTTGATGACGACCGAAGAGCAAGCGACCGTCATCTCGGCCCGCGACAAGTCGGACGGCAACGGTGGTTCGACCATTCGGCCGATCAACAGCGCGTGGCTGAACAACGACCTGGTCGGGCAGACGCTTGGCCATTTTGAGCTGCGTGAGTTCATCGGAGCCGGCGGTATGGGCGCCGTCTTCCGCGGATTCGACAAATTGTTGGGGCGCGAGGTCGCGATCAAAGTTCTCTCGCGCGAGAACAACGGTAGCGAAGAGACGGTCAACCGCTTTCGTAATGAAGCGAAGAGCGCCGCCCGGCTCGATCATCCGAACATTGCCCGCGTCTACTTCGTCGGTACCGACAACGATTGGAACTACATCGTTTTCGAGTACATCGAAGGATACAACATCCGCGACCTGGTCGATCGCGATGGACCGCTGCCGGTCGAGCAGGCGCTCGACTACTCGCTGCAAATCGCCGAGGCGCTGCATCATGCCTCGCAGCGCGACATCGTTCACCGCGACATCAAGCCGTCCAACATTCTGGTCACCTCCAGCGGGACCGCCAAACTGGTCGACATGGGGCTGGCCCGGTTGCATCAGGTCGATGACGACAAGGGGGACCTGACCGCCAGCGGCGTAACGCTCGGCACATTTGACTATATTTCGCCGGAACAGGCCCGCGACCCTCGTCTGGCCGACGTCCGCAGCGATCTCTATTCGCTCGGCTGTACCCTGTACTACATGCTGACTGGGCGGCCGCCGTTTCCGGAAGGGACGGTGCTGCAGAAGTTGCTCAGTCATAGCAGCGACGAACCGCTTGACCCGCGCGAACTGCGCGACGACCTGCCGGACGAAATCATGGTGCTGCTGGGCGGACTGACCGCCAAGAATCCGCAAGATCGTTATCAAACGCCGGCCGAGTTCATCGCCGAGATGCTGCTCTTTTGCGAAGACCTCGGTTTTCGCCTGCAGCATGGCGGAGGAATGACGATCGCGGCCGACGTGCAGCCGCCAACGATCATCGAACGTCACTTTCCGTGGGTAGCGCCAATCTTGGCGTTTATCGCCATCTTCTTTGTGATGGACGCCGTTTGGTCGGCACGCAGCAGTCACGAGTTTCTGCCGAAGCTCACCTTCGAGGACGAGAGCCGCTTTCAAAGCCTCGGCAGCGCGACTGGCAATCCGTCCGCGACGCCGCCTCGCGACGATCGCGGCATCGGCGCAATTCCAGAACCTGACCCGAAAGGGACGACTCCCAGTCCGATGTCGCCAACGACGCCGCGGGAAACCAATCCGCTGGAGTCCCCGCTTTCGCCGCTGCCGATGATCTTGCCGCCGGCCGCGGTCGACATGCCGAACGTCAAAGTGGTCAACGTCGCCAGCGCGACGCAGATTTATGACGCCGTCACCAAGGCGAAGCTCGACCCCAAGATCGATACGATCGAACTCCGCTTTAACGGCCGGGTTAGGATCGAGGCGCCGCTGCTGTTGGAAGGGGACGCCGATACCGAAAAGATCACGATGCGGGCTGCCGTCGGCTTTTCGCCAGAGTTGACGCTGTCGATCCACGCGATGTCGATGTACCGTAACATGATTCGCGTCGGACGCGTGCAGGCGTTGTTCGAGGGATTGGCGTTTCGGTTGGAGACGACCGACGCCTCGGTCGACCCCGGCTGTTTGTTCCTGCTGGAAACCGGCGGCGCTATCAAAACGAATCGCTGCACCTTTACCGTCGCCGCTCCGCCGAATATGGCGGTGTTGCCGGCCGTCTTTCGGCGGCCGCTGGCAATTGCGATCACGCCAGCGACGACGACCGAAGTGATGATGTACCGGCCGCCGTCGATTTCGCTGGTCGATACGGCGATTCGGGGCGAGACCGACGTCGTGCATCTGGATCAGGCGTCGCAGTTCAAATTTGATTGGCAGAACGGTCTGTTGGCGATCTCAGGCGTGTTGCTTGACGTGCAAGGCTCGACCAAAACTTCGACCGAACTGATTGACGTGCGGATGAGTCGGGTCACCGCGGCGGCGAGCCAAGGCTTGTTCCGCCTGGAAAGCTCCAGCGAATTCCCCGAGCAGCGCGACCTGGAAGCGACGCTGACCGACTGCATCGTCCGCTGGTCGCCGACCGAAGCGATGTTGCTGCAGTACGATCGCGCCCCCAGCGCGAAGCTGGACGATCTGAAATCGGTCCGGTTCAAGGGAGACAACAACTTTTACGATCTGACCAACAGCTTGCGGCAGATTTTTTGGGAAAAGAAAACTCGCCTGGAGATCGAGGCGCTGAACGCTGAGAAGTGGGGCGCCGCGGTCGAAGGGGACAAATTTGCCAAACGAGAGCCGATTGTCTGGGCGCGGCAAATGGAGAGCCTGCCTCCGTTTTCGCAGCGGCTGCTGAGCGACTATCGCTTGGATGCGGATGCGGAAGGGAATTACGCCTACGACAAGAAGGCAGGCGCCGAGATCGCTGGGGCGGACTTTGCGAAACTGCCGAAATTTCCTGCTGACGCTCCTGCGGTCGGCAGTCCGGTCCTTTCTCCCAGCGAACTCCCGTAA
- the rsgA gene encoding ribosome small subunit-dependent GTPase A yields the protein MAKRGSKKFRTEFRKNRSSRVRGSDLTRQFAKDELNHDKLASAERLSGKGELTRKRTIHGATEGDDGELQIDFDPSQCLQGRVLRVRGLNSEVEVDGGQIYRCATRRLLKTLSTDQRHVVAAGDFVWIRPADNQEGIIESIEARYGVLCRASKRRQHVIVANVDQLLIVASAAEPYLKPNLIDRYLITAEKAGIKPIICINKIDLVRPADLQPLVGVYGQMGYQVILLSATEGIGVARLRAVVKDRASVLSGQSGVGKSTILNAIEPGLNLRVGHVSETTDKGRHTTTTASLVPLEAGGHVVDTPGIRQFQLWDVIPEEVAGYFRDLRPFITGCRFPDCSHTHEEGCGVKGAVADGFLDTRRYESYCQIHAGDMV from the coding sequence ATGGCGAAGCGCGGCTCGAAGAAGTTTCGCACTGAATTCCGGAAGAATCGCTCTTCGCGGGTTCGCGGCTCGGACCTGACCCGGCAGTTCGCCAAGGACGAGCTGAATCATGACAAGCTCGCCTCGGCCGAGCGACTGTCGGGCAAAGGGGAACTGACCCGCAAGCGAACGATCCACGGCGCGACCGAAGGGGACGACGGCGAACTGCAGATCGATTTCGATCCGTCGCAATGTCTCCAAGGACGCGTGCTGCGAGTCCGCGGCCTCAACAGCGAGGTCGAAGTCGACGGCGGACAGATCTATCGGTGCGCCACGCGGCGGCTGTTGAAGACGCTCTCGACCGATCAGCGGCATGTGGTTGCTGCGGGCGACTTTGTCTGGATTCGCCCTGCCGATAACCAGGAAGGGATCATCGAAAGCATCGAGGCACGCTACGGCGTGCTCTGCCGGGCCAGCAAACGGCGGCAACATGTGATCGTCGCCAACGTCGATCAACTGTTGATCGTCGCCAGCGCGGCGGAGCCATACTTGAAGCCGAACCTGATTGACCGCTATCTAATTACCGCCGAGAAGGCGGGCATCAAGCCGATCATCTGCATCAACAAGATCGACTTGGTACGGCCTGCCGACTTGCAACCGCTGGTTGGCGTTTATGGTCAGATGGGTTACCAGGTGATTCTGCTCTCGGCGACCGAGGGAATCGGCGTCGCTCGACTGCGGGCGGTCGTGAAAGACCGGGCCAGCGTCTTGTCGGGGCAAAGCGGCGTCGGCAAGTCGACCATTTTGAATGCGATCGAGCCCGGTCTGAATCTGCGCGTCGGGCACGTCAGCGAAACGACCGACAAAGGGCGGCACACCACGACGACCGCCAGTTTGGTTCCGCTGGAAGCGGGAGGGCATGTGGTCGACACGCCGGGGATTCGGCAGTTTCAGCTGTGGGACGTGATTCCGGAGGAAGTGGCCGGTTATTTTCGAGACCTCCGCCCCTTTATTACCGGCTGCCGATTTCCCGACTGTTCGCACACTCACGAAGAGGGGTGCGGCGTCAAGGGAGCGGTCGCGGACGGGTTTCTCGACACGCGGCGCTACGAAAGTTACTGCCAGATCCATGCTGGCGACATGGTTTAG